The nucleotide window CAAGCGCTGGCCTTGGCGGAGGCCCTCCAGGGCTCCGGCTGCTGGTTGAAGATTGGGCTGGAACTGTACGCCCTCTCCGGACTGGAGCTGGTTGAGACCTTTAAACAGATGGGCTTTTCCCTCTTTCTCGATCTGAAGTTGCACGATATTCCCAACACGGTGGAACGGACCCTGAAGGTGCTGTGCACTTCCGGCGTGGATATGGTGAACATCCACTGCGCCGGGGGTTATACCATGATGGCGCGGGCGGCGGAGGTGTGCCACGAGGCCGGGATCAAAGTGATCGGGGTCACGGTGCTGACCAGTATGGGCCCGGAAGACCTGCGGGCGATTGGAGTACAGGCCAGCCCGCAGGAGCAGGTGGTCAACCTGGCCCGTCTGGCGAAAAAAGCCGGTTTGGACGGGGTGGTGGCTTCGGCCCAGGAGGCGGCGGTCCTTCGCGAACAGCTGGGCCCCGAATTTATTCTGGTTACACCGGGGATCCGGCCGCCGGG belongs to Capillibacterium thermochitinicola and includes:
- the pyrF gene encoding orotidine-5'-phosphate decarboxylase, whose translation is MAVNKDWPGGHNLNEKVMVALDVDSRTQALALAEALQGSGCWLKIGLELYALSGLELVETFKQMGFSLFLDLKLHDIPNTVERTLKVLCTSGVDMVNIHCAGGYTMMARAAEVCHEAGIKVIGVTVLTSMGPEDLRAIGVQASPQEQVVNLARLAKKAGLDGVVASAQEAAVLREQLGPEFILVTPGIRPPGSAKNDQVRVVTPREALQAGSSYLVVGRPVTRAADPRQALAALWE